The genomic window GTTCTATGGCTTCTTCCATGCCGTAGAAGTCTTCGAAGGACTTGTAGCGCTTGATTACTTTGTTAGAAAAAATGCGACTAAGCCTTGGGTCGCTGGCGGTATCCACCAGCTCTGGCTCGCCGATGGCTTCGAGTATGCGTTCGGCGGCGGATGCATAAACAGAAGGGTCAGTTTTGCAGAGATCCAAATACTCTTGGATGCTCATTTCTTCTTCTTGCGTGGTTTCGTATCGTTCTTGGAAATGACTAAAGATTGTCATTGTCAGCCTCCTAATCGAACTTGTTACGCTGCTATGAGTGTGCGGTTATTTATATATACGTGCCTTTTTTAATTTTCGGCTAATACATAAAGAAGTAGTTACTTTAAGCATAGTCGTTAGATTCTTGTCTTGGGTTTTAATTCAGCGTCGAATGTAAAAATTTGTGTCGTAATTTTGTCGCAATCGCGGCGCCATGAATGATCATTCAAAAAATGCGCCACTCGCTGGGTAAATTTAGGTAAATGTGTAACTGCCGTTACTTTGTAATCTATTTATGTGATAATTCGCGCCTTAATGAACAGCCAAATTAAGGGCAGGGTTTATGACAGTTTTAGTGACGGGTGGCGCGGGCTATATTGGCAGCCACACATGCATAGAATTAATTGAAGCGGGCTTCGATGTAGTGGTTGTGGATAACCTGCGCAACTCTAAATCTGAGTCTTTGAAGCGTGTAGAAAAAATAGTGGGTAAAACCATACCGTTTCACAAAGTAGATATTTGCGATAAAGCGGCGCTAAGCGACGTATTCGCTAGCTATAAGGTGTCGTCTGTTATTCACTTTGCGGGTTTGAAGGCTGTGGGTGAATCCTGCGAGATGCCACTAGAGTATTACCGCAATAACGTGGGCGGCACGGTAACCTTGTGCGAAGTGATGGATGAGCACAGCGTACACAATTTGTTGTTTAGCTCGTCGGCCACCGTATATGGCGACCCCGCAAGCGTGCCTATTTTAGAGAGCTTTCCCACAGGTGCTACCAACCCATACGGCCGCAGTAAGTTGATCGTAGAAGAAATATTGCGCGACGTATGCAAAATACCCAACAGCAATTGGCGCATAAGTTTGCTGCGCTACTTTAACCCAATTGGTGCACACATAAGTGGCACAATTGGCGAAGACCCGCAGGGTATACCTAACAACCTATTGCCTTATGTGGCGCAGGTAGCCGTGGGTAAATTGCCTAAGTTAGGCGTATTTGGCAGCGATTACGATACGGTAGATGGCACCGGCGTGCGCGATTACATTCACGTAGTAGACCTAGCCAAGGGCCATGTTAAAGCCCTGCAAAAGCTAGAGAAAAGCGAGCCTGCAGCCTACACCTATAACCTTGGTACTGGTCAGGGTTACAGCGTATTACAAGTGGTTGAAGCGTTTGAAAAAGCGAGCGGTAAGAAAGTACCTTACGAATTAAAACCCCGTCGGCCTGGCGATATAGCTGAGTGTTACGCCGACCCTGCGTTGGCGGCATCGGAACTGGGCTGGAAAGCAGAGTTTGGTATTGAGCGCATGGTGGAAGACACCTGGCGCTGGCAGTCTTCGAACCCACAGGGCTACGAAGGCTAGTTTGGAGCGAGTTACTAATCGCTAGTTGCTAGTGTTTAACTGCTAGCGGTTAGGGTTTGTTAACAAGGGCAATCTACCGCAAAAAATTGACCATCCTCAAGGCGCATCATAGTAAGGGCGCCGCCCCATACGCAGCCGGTATCTAGCCCTATAAATTGTTTGCTGCGTGTTTCTCCCATTAATGCCGCCCAGTGGCCAAATAATATTTTGGTGTTGCCCCACTTGTTGTGTTTGTGGGTGTACCAAGGCGCAAAACCTGTTGGTGGAAGGCTGGGGGCGTTTTTAGTTTGCAGTTCTAGCTTGCCGGTTGGGCTGCAAAAGCGCATGCGCGTAAGGTAGTTAGTAATTAGGCGCAGGCGCGCTGTACCTTCTAGCGATGGCTGCCACACATCGGGCTGGTTGCCGTACATATCTACAAAAAATGCCGCTGCCGTTTGGGTGGTGCTAAGTGCTTGCTCTACTTCTAAAGCGTAATTCAGCGCGTTTTCGATACTCCAAATAGGCGGAATACCGGCGTGCACTAGTACGGCGTCGAATTCGGCATCGTAGTGCAATAAAGGTTGCGCTTGCAGCCACTCTAACAGTTCGTCGCTGTCTTTGGCGGTGAGTATGGGGGCGAGGGTATCTTTGGGGTTAAGCGTGCGCACGCCGTATGCGTGAGCTAAAAGGTGTAGGTCGTGGTTGCCAAGCACTAAGGTGGCGCTGGGGCCAAGTTTTTTAATATAGCGCAGGCTTTTTAGGCTCTCTGGGCCGCGATTAACCAAATCGCCGGCTACCCAGAGGTGGTCGTTATCTGCATTAAATTTTACTTTTTTCAGTAAGAGTTTTAATGCGCGATAACAACCCTGTATATCGCCAACAGCGTAGGTAGCCACAATGAATTCCTAATGGTGAAGAGTGCCTAGTGTAATAAAGAGGGCTTCACTAATGCAAAGGCGGGAATGGTTGCGTTAAAGGTTTCGCCGCCTTCCCCCTGCATTTCGTAGTGGCCTTCCATTGTGCCGGTAGGTGTTTGCAATACCGCGCCGCTGGTGTAGGTATAGCTTTCGCTCGGTGCGAGGTGCGGTTGTTCACCTACCACGCCTATCCCCTGTACTTCTTGTATTTGGCTGTTTGCATCCACTATGCGCCAGTAGCGGCCAACGAGCTGTGCGGGTTGGTCGCCTTGGTTGGTAATTGTAATGGTGTAGGCGAACACGTATTTATTTTCCGCTGGGCGGGACTGTTCGCTAAGGTATTTGGTTTTTACTTCTATATTTATTGCGTGTGGCATAGTTGCTCTAGGGCCAAAGGGTGTTGCTTAGATTAACATATTCTTCGAGGGATAAACTCTCTGCGCGACGGGTTAGGTCTATATCTAACGCTTCTAAATCTAGCTCTTCGTCTAAATTTTTAAGGTTGTTGCGCAGTGTTTTGCGGCGCTGGGCAAAAGCTGTTTTTACCAGCTTGGCGAGTTTATCTGGGTGGGCCGCTACAAACGGCTGGGTGCGGTAAGGCGTAAGGCGCACTATGGCCGAGTCTACCTTGGGCCTTGGGTTAAAGCATTCTGGCGGCACTTCAAATAGGTTTTCTACTTGGCATACGTACTGGGTCATTACGCTTAAGCGCCCGTAGTTTTTATCCCCTGGGCCTGCCGCTAGGCGCAACACCACTTCTTTTTGCAGCATAAAGTGCATATCGGCTATGAGTTCGCCAAAGCTAAGCAAGTGAAAAATAAGCGGGGTGGAAATGTTGTAGGGCAGGTTGCCCACAACGCGCAGGGGCCGCTCTGGGGTTGCGAGTTGGCCGAAATCGAATTTAAGTGCATCGGTTTGATGAATGCGAAAATCGTTATAAATGGCAAATTGGGCAAGCAAAATAGGGATCAAGTCGCGGTCTAGCTCCACCACCTGCATACTGGGGCACGACTCGATAAGTTGCGCGGTAATGGCGCCTTTACCCGGGCCAATTTCAACTAGGTTGTCGGACGCTTTAGGGCCTATCGAGCGCACAATGGCGTTGATAATGCCTTGATCTTCTAAAAAGTTTTGCCCAAACCGTTTGCGGGCGCGGTGGCCCTGCATTGGGTCGGTGTTTTTGTTCTTCATGGGTTATCCGGCAATTTCGTTAATGGATGCCTGCTGCATCGCAAGGTTTTGAGCGTAGCCCAAGGCTACCTGTAGGCTGCCTATGTTGGCTTTGCCTGTGCCCGCTAGGTCTAGCGCTGTGCCGTGATCTACCGATGTACGTATAAACGGAAGCCCAAGGGTAATATTTACCGCGTTGCCAAACCCTTTGTATTTAAGCACGGGTAAGCCTTGGTCGTGGTACATGGCCAGTACGGCGTCGGCATCACTTAAGTATTTGGGGTTGAATAGGGTATCTGCCGGTAGCGGGCCAACTAGGTTGTGGCCGCGTGCGCGAAACTGCTCTAGTACCGGAATAATAGTATCTATTTCTTCCATGCCCAAATGCCCGCCTTCGCCCGCGTGGGGGTTAAGCCCGCACACCAGTACTCGCGGCTGGCTAAGGCCAAACTTTAGCTGTAAATCGGCCAGTAATATATTCAGGGTTTCGGTAAGGCTTGCGGTGGTAATGGCTGCGGACACATCTTTTAGGGGTAAGTGCGTAGTTGCTAACGCTACCCTCAAGCCCTCGGTTGCCAGCATCATTACTACGCGAGGTGTGTTGCTGTTATCGGCAAAATACTCGGTGTGGCCAGAGAAGTTAATACCCGCTTCGTTAATCACGCTTTTCTGCACAGGCCCTGTTACAACGGCAGCAAACTCGCCGCTTAAGCAGCCTTCGGTGGCTTGCTTTAGGGTTTCTATTACGTAGGCTGCGTTGGTGCTATCTAGTGTGCCGGCTTCGCACGGCGCGCCAAGGGGGATGGGCATTACAGATATATGTTGTGCGCTAGTGGTAACTGCGCTGCCTTGTATGTAAGTGCTTACTGTTAGTGGCAGGCCTAGTAATTTGGCTCTGTCTTTAAGTAATTGTGGGTCGCACAGGGCTACTAGGGGGTAATCGCGGGCTTGTTGGGCAGCCATAACCGTAAGGTCTGGGCCTATCCCGGCGGGTTCGCCGGGAGTGAGTGCAATAATGGCGGGGTGAGACAAAGTGTTCGCCTTAAATCTTAATGTCGATAAATGCTTCGTCGCGCAATTCCTGTAACCAGATTTGAGTTTCGTCTTCAAAGCGACGGCTCATAATCATGTTGCGTGCTTTTTGACGCAGCGCTTCTTGGGTCATGTCTTCTTCGCGGCGTTCTTCTACTTTCATAATGTGCCAGCCAAAGCGGCTTTTGAACGGCTGGCTAATTTCGCCTTCTTTGGTTTCGGCCATGGTCTTTTCGAACGCGGGTACGAAAGTGCCGGGTGTTGCCCAACCTAGGTCACCGCCAGACATGCGCGAGCCAATATCTTCGGAGTGGGTTTTGGCCAGCTCTGCGAAATCGGCGCCGTCTAGAATTTGCTGACGGATATCCTTCAATTTAGCTTCTGCTTTAGCGTCGTTTAATATTTCTGATGTTTTAACCAATATGTGGCGCGCGCGGGTTTGATTAACTATTTGCTTTTGGCCGCCGCGGCTTTCGTACAACTTAATAATATGAAAACCCGCTTGGCTACGCGTGGGCTTAGTTACGTCGCCGTTATTTAGCGAAGGTAAAAGCTCGGCAAATAAGGTGGGTAGTTCGGCAGATTTACGCCAGCCCAAATCGCCGCCTTGCAGTGCAGATGGGCCGTTTGACTCGGCAATGGCTACTTCTGCGAAGTTGGCACCGGCTTTGAGTTTTTCGTATAAGGCGTTGGCTTTTTCTTCTGCTTCTACAATGGCTTCACTGCTTGGAGAAGAGGGTAGTGCAACCAAGATGTGGCCTAGGTGGTAGTCGGGCGACACCCAAAATTGCGCGTCGGCAGATTTTAAGAAGTTATCGACTTCCTGCTCGGAAATACGAATACGACGGCTTACTAAGCCTTCTGTAATAGAGCGCATGGTGAGCTGGCGGCGAATGCTGGCGCGGAATTCATTAATACTCACGCCCTCGGAAGCCAGTTGTTGTACAAACTGCTGCTCGGTCATTTGTGCATTTTGGATAATATTGCCGATAGAAGCGTTTACTTCTTGGTCGGAAACCTGCACGCCGTAGCGATCTGCCATTTCGAGCTGTAGGGTTTCGGAGATAAGCTGGTCGATAATTTGTTTGTTGAGGATATCGGCCTCAGGCAGGCGCATGCCCGCTGCTTGGCTGCGCACTTGCACATCTTGCACGCGGCTATCTAGCTCGGTTTGAGTGATAGCGCGGTTGTCTACCACCGCGACCACGCGATCTAGCGGCACCACCTCGGCAGAGGTAAAGCTGGCGGCACCGGTAAAGGCGATGGCTGTAAATGTGGCGATAGTTGTTTTAATTATTTGCATGTTACTCACTGTTTGTTGCGACGTTCCCGCTCCTGATACCCGCGAATACTGTCTTCTAAAATACTGTTAACCTTGGCGCCAGAGCCGCCTAAGCCTTTGAAATGCACTTCAAAGAATACGCCTTGGTCGTGTTCTAGGTCGTGATTGTCTGTTAGGGACGCTATATTACTGTCCAGCCACTTTCGCGCCAAGAGGCGCACACGATAGCAGCAATCGTTATATTCGAACCCTAAAAAGGTCTCGAGTTCCTGTGCTTGGGTAAAGTCGTAGTTATACCGGCCCATTAAACTCCACTGTTTGTTAATGGGGGTAACGAACGACAGGTCTACTTGGTCTATATCTGTGGCCTCGGTGGTGCCTGCGGCTATCGACGATTGGCGGTAGTCGCGCACGTAAGAGTACGACAGGTTGGCCAGTGTACTTAAGTCTTGGGAATGGTAATACACCCCAGAGCTTGCGCGGGTGATTTCTGCCGCTTCGGTGTCGTATATAGAGTTGACGTAAAAGCGCGAGAGCGGGCCAAGCATTACCGATACATCGGCTGCCAGCTCAGAGGTTTGACCTGTGTTTAGCTCTTCGCCATTTAAGCCTACGCGGCGGTCGGCGTTGTGGAACACCTGACCAATACTGGCGCTAAACAATTCGCGGCCACTGTTGTTGCTGTACCAGCGCGAGGTTAAACCCACGGTAGTTTGGTTGGCATCGTCTAGTCTGTCGCGCCCGCCAAAGCGGCTATCGCGGAATAGCTGGCTATACGAAAAGGTGCGTATAGAGGTATCAAAATTCACATTTTGACCGTCTGCGGTTACGGCGTACAGATCGCTGTGATCGGTATAGGCGCGATGCAGGTAATAAACACGCGGTTCGATGGTCTGCATAATGCTGCCACCGCGGTGCTCAAATATTACCGACATATCTATGCTGGCCTGCGCCGCCCCTAGGGTTGGGCTGCTTTCTGCACTGCTGGCTAAGCCGTCTGACTCGAGCTGGTACCCTAACGCCTTGTAGCCCACTTCTGGTTTGATAAAACCCCAGCGGCCGCGTATTGGCCAAGCTGCGCGGTAATCGGTACTTAACCGACTACCCGTTATTAAGGTGTCGCCATTGCGCCATTCGTTTGAGGGGTGATCAAACCTTACCAGCTCGTTATCGAGTTTAAATTCAAACCCATTCACCGAGTAGTGGCCAATAGCGTTAAGCTGCGGCGCTCTGCGGTAGGGGGTATCGAGATCGTACAGCAGCACTTGGCGGTTTTGCGCCATGGCGCTTACTGTCCAGTGTTCGAACAGGTAGCCGAGCTCGGCGCGCTGATCTAAGTAGGATTGATTCTGCTCGCTAAACGACGAGGCACCCAAATCGCGAAAGTAATCTTGATCGCTAACTTTGGTGAAGTCGATGGTTGAATACCAGCCGCCATTACTGGCGCTGCCGCCCTGCTGGCTGAGGTGGCCGAGCCAGCGGTTTTGGCCCGTGTAGGGGTGTGCTTGGCTCTCGGTAATGTCGCCGTTGGACACCAGCGTGTCTAAGTCTTTATCTTGCCCGCCGTCATCGTTGGGCAAATAGGCAATATTCGATTCGGTATAGAAGCTTTTATTTAAATGGCGGCCTTCTACTTCTAGCATAGCGCCGCGGCCAGAAATAATGCGCGGCGTGATGGTGGCGTCGTAATTGGGGGCCATATTCCAATAGAAAGGCACCGCCGCATCTAGCCCGCCGTTGTCGCTGCTGCTAATAGATGGAAATAACAGGCCGGACTG from Saccharophagus degradans 2-40 includes these protein-coding regions:
- a CDS encoding LPS-assembly protein LptD — encoded protein: MTKRYFSLLAVCSAIATSTFADDTPTNSLSLGKTYLRCYPQADSNQWDCAEYSSETNLPIGRSQIQQAPNAYDFVSAENLTPAAQSALLPGCTGMYIDPLGDQTNAPSPENTPLIVEADDSVLTGSQKAQLDGNVQISQGARSIRADSMTYSRETEEASLAGGVTIRNPGLLIRGDKASMSTTRNQASFENAIFVLHGQHIRGQADAIRQTSDSSIVLEGGSITSCEPGSNAWSLGGAEIKIDNEKGQGTGKHITLKVGKVPIMYVPYIAFPLGDQRQSGLLFPSISSSDNGGLDAAVPFYWNMAPNYDATITPRIISGRGAMLEVEGRHLNKSFYTESNIAYLPNDDGGQDKDLDTLVSNGDITESQAHPYTGQNRWLGHLSQQGGSASNGGWYSTIDFTKVSDQDYFRDLGASSFSEQNQSYLDQRAELGYLFEHWTVSAMAQNRQVLLYDLDTPYRRAPQLNAIGHYSVNGFEFKLDNELVRFDHPSNEWRNGDTLITGSRLSTDYRAAWPIRGRWGFIKPEVGYKALGYQLESDGLASSAESSPTLGAAQASIDMSVIFEHRGGSIMQTIEPRVYYLHRAYTDHSDLYAVTADGQNVNFDTSIRTFSYSQLFRDSRFGGRDRLDDANQTTVGLTSRWYSNNSGRELFSASIGQVFHNADRRVGLNGEELNTGQTSELAADVSVMLGPLSRFYVNSIYDTEAAEITRASSGVYYHSQDLSTLANLSYSYVRDYRQSSIAAGTTEATDIDQVDLSFVTPINKQWSLMGRYNYDFTQAQELETFLGFEYNDCCYRVRLLARKWLDSNIASLTDNHDLEHDQGVFFEVHFKGLGGSGAKVNSILEDSIRGYQERERRNKQ
- a CDS encoding peptidylprolyl isomerase, with translation MQIIKTTIATFTAIAFTGAASFTSAEVVPLDRVVAVVDNRAITQTELDSRVQDVQVRSQAAGMRLPEADILNKQIIDQLISETLQLEMADRYGVQVSDQEVNASIGNIIQNAQMTEQQFVQQLASEGVSINEFRASIRRQLTMRSITEGLVSRRIRISEQEVDNFLKSADAQFWVSPDYHLGHILVALPSSPSSEAIVEAEEKANALYEKLKAGANFAEVAIAESNGPSALQGGDLGWRKSAELPTLFAELLPSLNNGDVTKPTRSQAGFHIIKLYESRGGQKQIVNQTRARHILVKTSEILNDAKAEAKLKDIRQQILDGADFAELAKTHSEDIGSRMSGGDLGWATPGTFVPAFEKTMAETKEGEISQPFKSRFGWHIMKVEERREEDMTQEALRQKARNMIMSRRFEDETQIWLQELRDEAFIDIKI
- a CDS encoding symmetrical bis(5'-nucleosyl)-tetraphosphatase, coding for MATYAVGDIQGCYRALKLLLKKVKFNADNDHLWVAGDLVNRGPESLKSLRYIKKLGPSATLVLGNHDLHLLAHAYGVRTLNPKDTLAPILTAKDSDELLEWLQAQPLLHYDAEFDAVLVHAGIPPIWSIENALNYALEVEQALSTTQTAAAFFVDMYGNQPDVWQPSLEGTARLRLITNYLTRMRFCSPTGKLELQTKNAPSLPPTGFAPWYTHKHNKWGNTKILFGHWAALMGETRSKQFIGLDTGCVWGGALTMMRLEDGQFFAVDCPC
- the pdxA gene encoding 4-hydroxythreonine-4-phosphate dehydrogenase PdxA; the protein is MSHPAIIALTPGEPAGIGPDLTVMAAQQARDYPLVALCDPQLLKDRAKLLGLPLTVSTYIQGSAVTTSAQHISVMPIPLGAPCEAGTLDSTNAAYVIETLKQATEGCLSGEFAAVVTGPVQKSVINEAGINFSGHTEYFADNSNTPRVVMMLATEGLRVALATTHLPLKDVSAAITTASLTETLNILLADLQLKFGLSQPRVLVCGLNPHAGEGGHLGMEEIDTIIPVLEQFRARGHNLVGPLPADTLFNPKYLSDADAVLAMYHDQGLPVLKYKGFGNAVNITLGLPFIRTSVDHGTALDLAGTGKANIGSLQVALGYAQNLAMQQASINEIAG
- the apaG gene encoding Co2+/Mg2+ efflux protein ApaG; the encoded protein is MPHAINIEVKTKYLSEQSRPAENKYVFAYTITITNQGDQPAQLVGRYWRIVDANSQIQEVQGIGVVGEQPHLAPSESYTYTSGAVLQTPTGTMEGHYEMQGEGGETFNATIPAFALVKPSLLH
- the rsmA gene encoding 16S rRNA (adenine(1518)-N(6)/adenine(1519)-N(6))-dimethyltransferase RsmA, whose amino-acid sequence is MKNKNTDPMQGHRARKRFGQNFLEDQGIINAIVRSIGPKASDNLVEIGPGKGAITAQLIESCPSMQVVELDRDLIPILLAQFAIYNDFRIHQTDALKFDFGQLATPERPLRVVGNLPYNISTPLIFHLLSFGELIADMHFMLQKEVVLRLAAGPGDKNYGRLSVMTQYVCQVENLFEVPPECFNPRPKVDSAIVRLTPYRTQPFVAAHPDKLAKLVKTAFAQRRKTLRNNLKNLDEELDLEALDIDLTRRAESLSLEEYVNLSNTLWP
- the galE gene encoding UDP-glucose 4-epimerase GalE; the encoded protein is MTVLVTGGAGYIGSHTCIELIEAGFDVVVVDNLRNSKSESLKRVEKIVGKTIPFHKVDICDKAALSDVFASYKVSSVIHFAGLKAVGESCEMPLEYYRNNVGGTVTLCEVMDEHSVHNLLFSSSATVYGDPASVPILESFPTGATNPYGRSKLIVEEILRDVCKIPNSNWRISLLRYFNPIGAHISGTIGEDPQGIPNNLLPYVAQVAVGKLPKLGVFGSDYDTVDGTGVRDYIHVVDLAKGHVKALQKLEKSEPAAYTYNLGTGQGYSVLQVVEAFEKASGKKVPYELKPRRPGDIAECYADPALAASELGWKAEFGIERMVEDTWRWQSSNPQGYEG